The nucleotide window AGGTACTAAATTAGAATTGCTCTATATCAATTTACCCGACCCTAATTTTCGAAGCACTACCGAAATGGAGGAATCCGTTAAAAAGTTTTTTGAAGCTATTCCGGTGACGAACCCAAAAAAGATGGCCGAGTCCATTATTTATTACAATGATTATAGTGTTGAGGAAGGCATATTTTCCTATGCCAATCAAAATCGAATGGATTTAATAGCGATACCCACCCATGGACGTACTGGTTTAGCCCATTTCTTTAGTGGAAGTATTGGGGAAGACATAGCAAATCATTCTGAATTGCCTGTTCTTACGGTTAAAATTTAAGTTATTTTTGGAATTTAGTAGCCCTCGACCAAGTGTTGCAGGGCTACTTTATCTTCTAGTTTTATTTTTTTTCCAGAAGTTGAAATGTAATCCTCTTTTTTGAAGGAGGCTAATGTACGGATGCACAACTCCGTAGCCGTACCAATGATATTAGAAATATCGGCCCTAGAAATGGTCATTCCAATATATCCGTCCTCATCTACCCCAAATGTTTCTTCTAAAGTAAGAAGTGTCGCAGCCAAACGTTGCTTAACAGTTTTTTGAGCCATGCTAACAATTGTATGATCAGCTTCCTTTAAATCACTTGTCATCTTTTTCAAAACAGCATTGGTGAAATCTGGATTATTGGCCAAACCCTGTTCAATATGATTTTTTGGAATAAAACATACTTCCATATCATCTAAAGCGACGGCAGTTAAATCTGCAGTTTCCTGCGTAATCACCGCTATCTGCCCCATGACATTTCCTTTGGTGGCAAGCTTAATAATCTGATCTTTTCCATTTTCGCTGCGCTTTGAAAGTTTAGAAACACCCTTTCGCACACAAAATACCCCATTGAGACGTTCCCCTTCAAAAAATAGAGTTTCTCCCTTTTTCACTGAACGGGTAGTCTTATGGTCGGAAATATCTTTTAACTCCTCCTTCTTAAGAGCCCTTAGAGTATTTAATTCCCTAATAATACAATTTTCGCAACGGGATTCGTAATGTTCATCAGACATAGGCACAAAATTACATATAAGCCGAATTATTTAAAAACCAAATGATATAAATTATAAATTATCTATTTGAAAATCTTCATAAAAATCATCAAAGGTCTTATCGGTATGATAGTTTTCTGTTAAAATAGCAAAAACAGTAAAAACCAATATAATTTGACCTAACATTATGACTAGTAAAATAAGTTGAATGGGAAGTTCCAAACCTACCATCATACAAATTGCTAATAAAATTAGTGTCAATATTATTAAAAGTACATTATTTCTTCTCATCGTATACCTCTTAAAATACAAAAATTCGACCAATAATTTTTGAGGTTAATTGACAATTGTCATATTTTTAATAACCAAGTCTATTGTTCTTTGCCTTTCGAAAATTCCAAATAATTAAATGGAAAAGCCCTTATGCTATCATTGTGGGGATTCCTGTGACACCGATATCGTAGAATTCGACGACAAATCTTTTTGTTGTCATGGTTGTAAAACGGTTTTTGAGATATTGCAAAGCAATGACCTTACCTACTATTACAAATTAGCAACAAATCCAGGCAATTCTCCTCGATTTCAAGAAGGCAAATTCAATTTTTTAAACAATGAGGAAATTGTAGACAAACTATTGGATTTTAAAGACGATAACTATTGTATCGTAAACTTTATAATACCAAGCATTCATTGTAGTTCTTGCATTTGGGTCCTGGAAAATCTAAGTAAGATGCATCCTGGGATTCTATCGACCGTTTTGAATTTTCCCTCAAAGACCCTTACCATCAATTTTAAACCCAAGGAAATTAGCCTAAAACAAATTGCGGAATTAATTACCTCTATTGGCTACGAACCTTCTGTTTCGTTACAAGATGAATCTAAAGAATTAAAGAAGTCAAATAAAGATATTATTTACAAACTTGGTATTGCGGGGTTTGCCTTCGGGAACATTATGTTTCTGTCCTTTCCTGAATATTTCGAAGTAAACGAATTTTGGCTAGATCAATTTAAGCCGGTTTTTAGATGGATAATGTTGGTATTTTCATTACCTGTAGTCTTCTATGCTGGTTGGGATTATTTTAAATCGGCCTTTAAAGGCTTAAAATCTGGAATTCTAAATATAGATGTGCCAATTGCCATCGGCATTTTAGTCCTCTTTTTGCGTTCTTCCGTTGACATAATTTTCGATTTTGGGTCTGGCTTTTTTGACAGCCTTAGTGGATTAGTTTTTTTTCTATTAGTTGGTAAATTTTTTCAACAGAAAACCTATGCCTATCTCTCATTTGAAAGGGACTACAAATCCTATTTTCCAATTGGTGTTACAAAATTAGAAAGTACCCCTAACACCCCCATTAAGGAATTACAAATAGAATTGAGGCAAGTTAAAGCGGACGATGTATTGTTAATACGAAATGGAGAATTATTACCTGTAGATGCCGAAATTATAAAGGGTCAAGGACTCATTGATTATAGCTTTGTAACCGGGGAATCTTTGCCTGTTGTAAAACAAATTGGTGATAAAGTTTTTGCCGGGGGCAAACAACAATCTGGGGCCATTGAGGTAAAAGTATTAAAAGCTCTCGACCAAAGTCACCTAACACAGCTATGGGAAAATCAAATCCTGAAAAAGTCCAAACCCCAATTTCAGAATTTTACGGACAGCATAAGCCAACGTTTTACTATAATTATTTTAAGCATTGCCATAGTTTCATTTGTAGCTTGGTTACTCATTGATGCATCACAAAGCTTAAATGTTTTAACTGCAGTATTAATTGTTGCATGCCCCTGTGCTATTGCCCTATCAGCTCCTTTTACCTTGGGTAATTTATTGAGAATTTATGGCAGACATGGATTTTATTTGAAAGATGGCACTATAATCGAGAGATTAGCAAAAGTTAACCATATTGTGTTTGATAAAACTGGAACCCTCACTTCCAACGAGAATAATATAATTGAATATAAGGGCATAGAACTAACCGAATCAGAGAAAGATTTATTAAGCAGTAGCCTAAGAGCTTCAAACCATCCATTAAGTCGCTTATTGTACAAAGAATTAAGCAAACATCAAATATTAACCTTGGATGAATTTCATGAATCTGTCGGTTCAGGCATTCGAGCCCAAAACAATGAGCAAGTCATAAAAATTGGGGCGCCTAATTTTGTGTTCCCCGGCAAAAATGATAAAAACGACAATAAATCCTTAAACACAGAAGTTCATATTAGCACCAACGAGGTATACAAAGGTTGCTTTTATATAAAAAATAAATACCGTGAAGGTCTGAAATTATTGGTTTCCGAATTGCATAAACCAAACTATCAGATGTCATTAATTTCTGGGGATAATGAAAGTGAAAAGGATTTCTTATCAACTGTTTTCCCTCCAGAAACGAATTTAAAATTCAATCAGAAACCAGATGATAAATTACATTTTGTGGAGTCCCTCCAAAATTCAAATAGCGAGGTTTTAATGTTAGGAGATGGATTAAACGATAGTGGTGCATTGGCCCAAAGCAATGTTGGGATTGTTCTTTCAGAAAATATTAATACATTTTCCCCTGCAGCAGATGCCATATTAGACTCCAAATCCTTTCAACAAATACCCAACTTACTGAAGTTGTCGAAAAAAGGGATTAACGTTATTAAACTCAGTCTTATTTTTTCATTATTCTATAATTTAATAGGATTGGGGTTTGCCGTTTCGGGTCACCTTGCACCCGTAGTTGCAGCCATTCTTATGCCATTAAGTTCAATTAGCATAGTTGTCTTCACAACTTTAGCAACCCAATGGCATAGTAGAAAAATATTGGGAAAATTTAAAAAAAGCTGACATATGTCATGTTTTAGACATTTATACAGATATAATTTTACAACAGAATTGCATCAACTATGACAATTATTTATATGTTGCTGGCTATCAGTATATCGGTAGCCATTCTTTTCTTTATAATATTTATCATATCCGTGAAAAAAGGGCAATACGATGATGTTTACACTCCATCGGTACGCATGCTTTTTGATGATGAATTAATAGATGAATCAACCACCGAAATATCAAAAGAATTTAAAGATAACTAACACTAAATCTTTTTTATCACCACCATGCAAACAGAACAATTTTATTACGACAACCGGATAGTAAAAAAGTTCATTTATGCAACAATTTTTTGGGGAGTCATTGGTATGACCGTAGGATTATTGTTGGCATATATGTTCTTATTTCCCAATCTCACCGACGGCATCTCCTGGCTTAGTTTTGGACGATTAAGACCATTACATACCAATGCTGTAATTTTTGCCTTTGTTGGAAATGCCATTTTCGCAGGGGTATATTATTCTTTGCAACGTCTGCTAAAAGCACGGATGTGGAAAGATTGGTTAAGTAATTTTAATTTCTGGGGGTGGCAATTGATTATAGTTGGTGCCGCCATTACACTTCCACTAGGTTTTACAACCTCTAAGGAATATGCTGAATTAGAATGGCCTTTTGATATTGCCATTGCATTAGTTTGGGTTGCTTTCGGCGCTAATATGATTGGTACTATTTTAAATCGAAGACAACGGCATCTTTACGTTGCCATATGGTTTTACCTAGCAACCTTCGTTACTGTAGCGGTTCTTCATATAGTAAATAGTATTGAGATACCTGTGAGTTTATTTAAAAGTTATTCTGCATATTCTGGTGTACAGGATGCCTTGGTACAGTGGTGGTATGGGCATAATGCAGTTGCATTCTTTTTAACAACTCCGTTTTTGGGTCTGATGTATTATTTTATACCAAAAGCGGCTAACAGGCCGGTTTATTCTTACCGTCTTTCAATTGTGCATTTTTGGTCGCTCATCTTTATTTATATATGGGCTGGACCCCACCATTTACTTTATTCAGCCTTACCTGATTGGGCACAAAATTTAGGTGTAGCCTTTTCGGTAATGTTGATTGCCCCATCCTGGGGTGGTATGATAAATGGGCTTCTCACTCTTCGAGGAGCTTGGGATAAAGTTAGAACTGATCCTGTTCTTAAGTTCATGGTGGTAGCGATAACAGGTTATGGTATGGCTACGTTTGAGGGTCCGATGCTCTCTATTAAAACCTTTAATGCCGTAGCACACTTTACAGATTGGATTATTGCACACGTTCACGTTGGTGCATTAGCTTGGAATGGTTTCTTAACCTTTGGTATGGTGTATTGGTTAGTTCCAAGATTGTTCAAAACAAAATTATGGTCTACCCAATTGGCCAATTTGCATTTCTGGGTTGGCACACTCGGTATCATAATGTATGCATTACCAATGTACGTAGCTGGATTTACGCAAGCTTCAATGTGGAAGCAATTCAACCCTGATGGAACTTTAGTATACGGTAATTTCCTTGAAACATTAACAGAGATAATCCCAATGTATTGGATGCGTGCCATCGGTGGTACTTTATACATTTCTGGTATTTTAATTTTAGTGTTCAATATTGTTAAAACAATTAAGAGTGGAACAGCTGTTACAGATGAATTGGCAGAAGCAGCTCCTTTAACTAAAGTAACTTCAAAAAGAACAGCCAAGGAAGGTTACCATACTTGGTTAGAAAGAAGACCTGTTAAATTAACCATATACACTACCATCGCGATTTTAATTGGAGGTATGGTACAGATAATTCCGTCCTTAATGGTGGAAGAATATGTACCTGTTATTTCAACCGTAAAACCATATACACCGTTAGAATTAGAAGGTCGTGATCTATATATTAGAGAAAGCTGTAACGCCTGCCATTCTCAATTAATTAGGCCTTTTAGAAGTGAAGTGGAACGTTACGGAGAATATTCAAAATCTGGTGAATATGTCTATGATCATCCGTTCCTTTGGGGCAGTAAACGTACAGGTCCTGACCTTCATCGGGTAGGTGGAAAATATTCAGATAATTGGCACCTCAACCATATGTATGATCCACAAAGTACATCAGCTGGTTCTATAATGCCTAGTTATAGATGGTTGGTGAGAAATGAACTCGACAAATCTAAAACTGAAGGTAAAATGAAGGCAATGGTTTCTTTAGGTGTTCCATACACAGAAGAAGATATTTCCAACGCTCAAGAATCGATGACGCAACAAGGTACACAAATAGAAAAAAACCTCTACAATGATCCAGACTTTGCCTCTACATATGAGTCAGACAAAAAAGCTGCTGAAGAAAGCGGTAGTGAGTTTGTGGAAATGCGAAATAGAGAAATCGTAGCTCTAATTGCTTACTTACAGCGATTAGGAACTGATATTAAAGTTCAACCACAAGAAGGGGTATCATCTAACTAAAACCAATCGAAATCATGCTAAAATTTGTAAAACATAATTTAGAAAACATCGATGGGGTTACCATCTACCCTATCCTTTCTCTTTTGATCTTTTTTGTCTTTTTTGCGCTAATGTTTGGTTGGGTTTTAACTGCCAAAAAAAGCTATATAGAAGAAGTGAGCAATATCCCTTTAGATAACCAAAAAACCAACGAATTATCATGAAAACAGGAATGGCAATTATCCGGATTTTAATATATCTGATCGTTACTATTGGTTTATTTGAATTTTTTATCGATTCGGGAGATGAACCTGCGGTTTTTAAATACCCTATCATATGGGGTTTTGTACTATTCGTATTGCTTTTCAGCATTGCAATTGAAATGATTAAATCTAGCTTGGAAGGCATACTTTTCAAGAGTTTAGACGAAGATGCCCAAGCACAATTCCTAATTAGGGAAAAAAACCGAAAGGAAGAACAATATGCTTGGTTCTATAATATTTATAAGAAATTAACAGCAAGCAAACCCATTGAAGAAGAAGGCGATATTATTTTAGACCATAATTACGACGGTATCAAGGAACTTGACAACAGATTACCACCATGGTGGGTTTATGGATTTTATATTACCATTATTTTCGCGGTAATATACCTTGCGAGGTTCCACATTTTTGGAGGTGCTGATCAAGCGGAAGAATATGCAATAGCGGTTGAAGAAGCAAGGATTCAAATTGAGGAATACAAGAAAACCGCTAAGGATTTGGTTGATATAAATACGGTCGAACTTCTCACGGAAGCGTCGGATATTAATTCAGGAAAGACCATTTTTACTGCCAATTGTGTTGCCTGCCATAAAATGGATGGAGGCGGAGGTATCGGACCCAATCTTACAGATGACTATTGGATAATTGGTGGTGGCATTAAAAATGTATTTAATACTATTTCTGAAGGTGGTCGCCCTGGCAAGGGAATGATATCATGGAAAAGTGAATTAAAACCTAGCGAAATTGCACAAGTAGCAAGTTATGTCCTTTCACTTCATGGTACGACCCCTGCCGATCCAAAAGATCCGGAAGGTGAAATTTGGGTGGATGAAAATGCACCTGTCGATGAGGCAAAAGTGGAAATTTCATCAGACTCAACCGAAGTAAAAGTTATAATTGAAAATGATCCTGTTATAGAAGACTTGGACAGTTCAAATTAAAATGGCTGAAGAACAAGAAAAGTTTCGTGACAGTATTGCCACGATAAATGAAGAAGGAAAACGCAACTGGATATTCCCGAAAAAACCAGTAGGTAAGTTTTATGAATATCGAAAATATGTTAGTTATGGCCTTCTTCTAATCTTGTTTGCATCTCCATTTATAAAAATAAACGGCAACCAATTTTTAATGTTCAATGTATTGGAGCGACGCTTCAATATATTTGGATTCCCTTTTTGGCCACAAGATTTTTACCTCTTTGTCTTAATGATGATTATTGGGGTAGTTTTTGTAATCCTTTTCACCGTTGCATTTGGCAGACTTTTCTGTGGATGGGTATGTCCTCAGACCATTTTTATGGAAATGGTTTTCAGACGTATAGAATACTGGATAGATGGTGACAGGGGAAAACAAATGCGGTTAGACAAAATGCCGTGGAATTCGGAAAAAATCAGAAAACGCCTATTAAAGTGGATTATCTTTTTTTTGATTTCATTTTTAATTGCGAATGTTTTCTTGGCTTACCTTATTGGGAGTGATCAATTGCTCGAATATATTACCGATGGACCGTCTTTACATGTTAGCACTTTAATTTCACTATTAATCTTTACAGCTGTATTCTATTTCATCTTTGCATGGTTTAGAGAACAGGTATGTATAATTGCCTGCCCATATGGTAGGTTGCAAGGGGTTTTATTGGATAATAAATCCATAGTGGTTGCTTATGATCATGTACGAGGGGAAAAAGAAAAAGGCAGAGCCAAGTTTAAAAAGAATGAAGACCGCGAAGCCAGTGGAAAAGGTGATTGTATTGATTGTTTTCAATGTGTACATGTTTGTCCGACAGGAATAGACATTAGAAATGGAACACAGTTAGAATGCGTGAATTGTACCGCATGTATTGATGCATGCGACCATATGATGGAATCGGTAAATCTTCCTAAAGGCCTAATTAGATATGCTAGCGAAGAAAATATAGAGAAGAACGCAAAGTTTAAGTTTACCGCTAGAATGAAAGGCTATACTGTTGTCCTTGGAATTCTTATAGCGGTATTAACTGGTTTACTTTTTATAAGGAATGATGTAGAAGCACGAGTATTGCGATTACCAGGTCAATTGTATGAGAAAAAAGCAGACAACATCATTAGCAATGTTTATACATTTAAGCTGGTAAACAAGACCAACCGCGAAATCAATAATGTTCAATTTAAATTGGTGTCACACTCCGGAACAATAAAAGTTGTGTCTCACCAAATATTACAAGTACCTGCCAAAGAATTTACAGAAGGAACGCTATTTATCGAATTGAACGCTAAAGACCTGGAGGATGAAAAAGACAAATTGAAAATAGGGGTTTTTAGTAATGATGAGTTAATCGAAACAACAACCACAACCTTTTTAGGTCCTAGAAGTTATAAATAAAACCATGAAAATAAATTGGGGAACAGGTATTGTAATTGGCATGGCTCTATTTATGAGTTTTATTCTCTATTTCGTTTTTAAAGCAGCCAACCAAAATGCTAATGAGACTGACCTTGTAACAGAAGAATATTATAAAAAAGAGCAAAACCTACAGGCTGATATTTACGCAATGGAAAATGTCATGAATATGAAAAATCCTGTGGTAGTATCAAAAATAAATTCGGGGCTTGCTATAATATTTCCGGATGATTTTGAGAGTGAGGGAATAAAAGGTACCATTTATTTATACCGACCTTCAAACAAAAATCTTGATCTAGAAATCCCCCTAGCCCTAGAAAATGCCCAAGATTTAATACCAGCTGATAATTTGTTACCAGGCAGGTGGGATATTTCGATAAGATGGAGTTATGGTGGGAAAGATTATTTAATGAAAAAATCATTAACTCTATGAGCCTCCTTTGGACAGCTTTTGTTTTTGGACTTTTAGGCAGTTTACATTGTGTGGGTATGTGTGGACCTATCGCCTTCATTTTGCCGGTGGATCGAGATAATAGGGTTAAACGGATATTTCAAATTTTGAATTATCATTTTGGACGCCTACTCTCCTATGGAATTCTAGGGTTTTTTATTGGTATAATTGGTCAAAGCATCAACCTTTTGGGTTACCAAAAACAAATGTCAATTACAATTGGAATTTTAATGTTACTATCAATATTGATTCCAAGTTTAAGTCGAAAATTTTCTAGGCCTATCAATACATTCGTAACTAAAAAATTGGGGGCGGTAAAATCAAAAATCGGATCACAATTAAAGAAAAAGTCTGGTTTTACCTTTTTGGCTATAGGCTTTTTAAACGGTTGGCTTCCATGCGGATTAGTTTACATGGCAGTCTTTGGTTCCTTCGTAATGGGTAGTGCTATAGAAGGAGGGCTATATATGATTTTATTTGGAATTGGTACTATTCCCCTTATGACAGGCGCAATATACTTAGGTAATTTTCTAAAGCTTCAGTTCAGGCAAAGACTTTTAAAGTTAGTGCCAGCTGCAGTAGTTATAATTGGACTAATTTTTATTTTACGAGGATTAGGATTAGGAATTCCATATCTCTCACCTCCAGATACAATCAACCAGCCCCACACTTCAATGTCTTCACCAGCTACTCCAAGCTGTCATTAAAGACGTTCCATTAATTAAACCGTCATGGAAAACAATTGGGTTTCAGGTTTATTTCGCTGAAGTCTTCTGTCAAACGGCATACAAACATTCCGCACAAACTGTTTTCCTTTAGAAGTGACCAATATTTCCTGATCTCCAAATTCTATAAGTCCATCCTCCTCCATAACTTTCAATTGAACTAAAACTTCTGGTAGTTCCTCAAAATAAAGCCTGTCGTCTTGCCAAGAGGTTTTAAAATTGCACATAATATTCAAAATGTGCCTACGTATGGCCAAATCTTCGGAATTCAATATATGACCACGAAATACTGGAAGAATTTCATTGGAAATTAAATGGTAGTATTCGTCCAAGCCTTTTACATTTTGGGCAAATCCATACCAACTATCACCAATTGAAGATACGCCTAAACCAATCATTAACTGACTTTTGGAAATAGTATATCCCATAAAATTTCTATGTAATTTTCCTTCATAAAATGATTTAGTTAAATCATCCGATGGCAATGCGAAATGGTCCATTCCTATTTCCACATAACCAGAATCAATAAGTTTTTCCTTACCCCATTGGTACTGCGCAAACTTTAATGAAGCCTCTGGCAAATCTTCTTCTCTATACCCTCGCTGGCCATTACCTTTCATCCAAGGTACATGGGCATAGCTATAAAAAGCTATCCTGTCGGGACGCAATTCTATTGTATTTGAAATAGTATTCTTTATATTATCTAATGTTTGAAAAGGTAA belongs to Aegicerativicinus sediminis and includes:
- a CDS encoding Crp/Fnr family transcriptional regulator — its product is MSDEHYESRCENCIIRELNTLRALKKEELKDISDHKTTRSVKKGETLFFEGERLNGVFCVRKGVSKLSKRSENGKDQIIKLATKGNVMGQIAVITQETADLTAVALDDMEVCFIPKNHIEQGLANNPDFTNAVLKKMTSDLKEADHTIVSMAQKTVKQRLAATLLTLEETFGVDEDGYIGMTISRADISNIIGTATELCIRTLASFKKEDYISTSGKKIKLEDKVALQHLVEGY
- a CDS encoding heavy metal translocating P-type ATPase yields the protein MEKPLCYHCGDSCDTDIVEFDDKSFCCHGCKTVFEILQSNDLTYYYKLATNPGNSPRFQEGKFNFLNNEEIVDKLLDFKDDNYCIVNFIIPSIHCSSCIWVLENLSKMHPGILSTVLNFPSKTLTINFKPKEISLKQIAELITSIGYEPSVSLQDESKELKKSNKDIIYKLGIAGFAFGNIMFLSFPEYFEVNEFWLDQFKPVFRWIMLVFSLPVVFYAGWDYFKSAFKGLKSGILNIDVPIAIGILVLFLRSSVDIIFDFGSGFFDSLSGLVFFLLVGKFFQQKTYAYLSFERDYKSYFPIGVTKLESTPNTPIKELQIELRQVKADDVLLIRNGELLPVDAEIIKGQGLIDYSFVTGESLPVVKQIGDKVFAGGKQQSGAIEVKVLKALDQSHLTQLWENQILKKSKPQFQNFTDSISQRFTIIILSIAIVSFVAWLLIDASQSLNVLTAVLIVACPCAIALSAPFTLGNLLRIYGRHGFYLKDGTIIERLAKVNHIVFDKTGTLTSNENNIIEYKGIELTESEKDLLSSSLRASNHPLSRLLYKELSKHQILTLDEFHESVGSGIRAQNNEQVIKIGAPNFVFPGKNDKNDNKSLNTEVHISTNEVYKGCFYIKNKYREGLKLLVSELHKPNYQMSLISGDNESEKDFLSTVFPPETNLKFNQKPDDKLHFVESLQNSNSEVLMLGDGLNDSGALAQSNVGIVLSENINTFSPAADAILDSKSFQQIPNLLKLSKKGINVIKLSLIFSLFYNLIGLGFAVSGHLAPVVAAILMPLSSISIVVFTTLATQWHSRKILGKFKKS
- the ccoS gene encoding cbb3-type cytochrome oxidase assembly protein CcoS encodes the protein MTIIYMLLAISISVAILFFIIFIISVKKGQYDDVYTPSVRMLFDDELIDESTTEISKEFKDN
- the ccoN gene encoding cytochrome-c oxidase, cbb3-type subunit I, producing the protein MQTEQFYYDNRIVKKFIYATIFWGVIGMTVGLLLAYMFLFPNLTDGISWLSFGRLRPLHTNAVIFAFVGNAIFAGVYYSLQRLLKARMWKDWLSNFNFWGWQLIIVGAAITLPLGFTTSKEYAELEWPFDIAIALVWVAFGANMIGTILNRRQRHLYVAIWFYLATFVTVAVLHIVNSIEIPVSLFKSYSAYSGVQDALVQWWYGHNAVAFFLTTPFLGLMYYFIPKAANRPVYSYRLSIVHFWSLIFIYIWAGPHHLLYSALPDWAQNLGVAFSVMLIAPSWGGMINGLLTLRGAWDKVRTDPVLKFMVVAITGYGMATFEGPMLSIKTFNAVAHFTDWIIAHVHVGALAWNGFLTFGMVYWLVPRLFKTKLWSTQLANLHFWVGTLGIIMYALPMYVAGFTQASMWKQFNPDGTLVYGNFLETLTEIIPMYWMRAIGGTLYISGILILVFNIVKTIKSGTAVTDELAEAAPLTKVTSKRTAKEGYHTWLERRPVKLTIYTTIAILIGGMVQIIPSLMVEEYVPVISTVKPYTPLELEGRDLYIRESCNACHSQLIRPFRSEVERYGEYSKSGEYVYDHPFLWGSKRTGPDLHRVGGKYSDNWHLNHMYDPQSTSAGSIMPSYRWLVRNELDKSKTEGKMKAMVSLGVPYTEEDISNAQESMTQQGTQIEKNLYNDPDFASTYESDKKAAEESGSEFVEMRNREIVALIAYLQRLGTDIKVQPQEGVSSN
- a CDS encoding CcoQ/FixQ family Cbb3-type cytochrome c oxidase assembly chaperone, with the protein product MLKFVKHNLENIDGVTIYPILSLLIFFVFFALMFGWVLTAKKSYIEEVSNIPLDNQKTNELS
- a CDS encoding cbb3-type cytochrome c oxidase N-terminal domain-containing protein, which translates into the protein MKTGMAIIRILIYLIVTIGLFEFFIDSGDEPAVFKYPIIWGFVLFVLLFSIAIEMIKSSLEGILFKSLDEDAQAQFLIREKNRKEEQYAWFYNIYKKLTASKPIEEEGDIILDHNYDGIKELDNRLPPWWVYGFYITIIFAVIYLARFHIFGGADQAEEYAIAVEEARIQIEEYKKTAKDLVDINTVELLTEASDINSGKTIFTANCVACHKMDGGGGIGPNLTDDYWIIGGGIKNVFNTISEGGRPGKGMISWKSELKPSEIAQVASYVLSLHGTTPADPKDPEGEIWVDENAPVDEAKVEISSDSTEVKVIIENDPVIEDLDSSN
- the ccoG gene encoding cytochrome c oxidase accessory protein CcoG, with amino-acid sequence MAEEQEKFRDSIATINEEGKRNWIFPKKPVGKFYEYRKYVSYGLLLILFASPFIKINGNQFLMFNVLERRFNIFGFPFWPQDFYLFVLMMIIGVVFVILFTVAFGRLFCGWVCPQTIFMEMVFRRIEYWIDGDRGKQMRLDKMPWNSEKIRKRLLKWIIFFLISFLIANVFLAYLIGSDQLLEYITDGPSLHVSTLISLLIFTAVFYFIFAWFREQVCIIACPYGRLQGVLLDNKSIVVAYDHVRGEKEKGRAKFKKNEDREASGKGDCIDCFQCVHVCPTGIDIRNGTQLECVNCTACIDACDHMMESVNLPKGLIRYASEENIEKNAKFKFTARMKGYTVVLGILIAVLTGLLFIRNDVEARVLRLPGQLYEKKADNIISNVYTFKLVNKTNREINNVQFKLVSHSGTIKVVSHQILQVPAKEFTEGTLFIELNAKDLEDEKDKLKIGVFSNDELIETTTTTFLGPRSYK
- a CDS encoding FixH family protein; protein product: MKINWGTGIVIGMALFMSFILYFVFKAANQNANETDLVTEEYYKKEQNLQADIYAMENVMNMKNPVVVSKINSGLAIIFPDDFESEGIKGTIYLYRPSNKNLDLEIPLALENAQDLIPADNLLPGRWDISIRWSYGGKDYLMKKSLTL
- a CDS encoding sulfite exporter TauE/SafE family protein encodes the protein MSLLWTAFVFGLLGSLHCVGMCGPIAFILPVDRDNRVKRIFQILNYHFGRLLSYGILGFFIGIIGQSINLLGYQKQMSITIGILMLLSILIPSLSRKFSRPINTFVTKKLGAVKSKIGSQLKKKSGFTFLAIGFLNGWLPCGLVYMAVFGSFVMGSAIEGGLYMILFGIGTIPLMTGAIYLGNFLKLQFRQRLLKLVPAAVVIIGLIFILRGLGLGIPYLSPPDTINQPHTSMSSPATPSCH
- the hemN gene encoding oxygen-independent coproporphyrinogen III oxidase; its protein translation is MSDLISKYNVAGPRYTSYPTVPYWDSQTFSLVAWKESIQKSFAETKDSEGISIYIHLPFCESMCTFCGCTKRITKNHLVERPYVEALIKEFSMYRQLLGYRPKISQLHLGGGTPTFFSVDNLERLFNGIFKLADRAENVEFSFEGHPNNTSEDQLALFRKHGFTRVSYGVQDYNDTVQKAINRIQSFNQVKHITETSRKFGYESVGHDIIFGLPFQTLDNIKNTISNTIELRPDRIAFYSYAHVPWMKGNGQRGYREEDLPEASLKFAQYQWGKEKLIDSGYVEIGMDHFALPSDDLTKSFYEGKLHRNFMGYTISKSQLMIGLGVSSIGDSWYGFAQNVKGLDEYYHLISNEILPVFRGHILNSEDLAIRRHILNIMCNFKTSWQDDRLYFEELPEVLVQLKVMEEDGLIEFGDQEILVTSKGKQFVRNVCMPFDRRLQRNKPETQLFSMTV